ACGTCCCTACGTTACCTTTAGCATTAGCTTAGCCACCTAGCTCACCGGACTTTGTTATTAGTATCAGCTCTGCCGAAAATAAACGCACTTTCCGTAACATTTATACATCCACAGTAGTAAATACAATAGATGAAACTCCAACCTTACGACAACCGTGACCTGTCCGTTCGCCTGAAGCTCATTTTTGGAGCGTTTCAGGCCTTTGCCCACTCTTTGAAGGACTCGGGCCGCCATCTTTCCCCTGAAAGCTGTTGTCGGTCGGAGGAGGTTTGACACGGCTGCTCCCGGTGGAGCCGACGTTACTTATAACAATGTAACCCCGCGGTAACTGCATGCACCGGAGTTAGTTAATGTTTTGTGATTAGTGTCATATGTAGTGACCTGATGTTGATGTGCACGGAGTGGATAAAATTACAGCAACTGATTAAGAATTGGCTGAACTTTGATTTTCCACCTGCTCTTGATTAACTGAATcgacaacaaacaaaaaagttttaGACATTTCACCTGATTAAAATGTGGCTCTGTTGTCAacttatgttttgtttttgctcctaAATATTgcttatttttgctttaaattctGTTACATttttgtgcacacatgcatatgtgAGTGAAAGCATCAACTTTCTGACCATCAAATTAATTCAAGAGAACATCCCGTGTTTACAGTGTTAATGAATTAGAGCAGATAAACTGAATACATATCCATAATAACAATACCAGGTAATGAATGCATCAGGGACTAATACTGATTAAAAATGCTTTTGCTTATGCACCCCACATGAACTATAAGGCCATATTTTAATATGACTTTATAATCtttgtcctgatagtaaacAAATAGAcccatgtatatatgtatgtaaatgacACCAGTCTctctcattgtcattttattgaAAATTCCTCAAAAATGTGTCTTGAACTCAAAACTACCTAAGCAGGTAGCAAAGAAATTGTATTAAGGCTCTCCACATCTATTGATAATATACTGTTTGCTggtttatacatttatatttacatggacacctgaaacagaaacatgaatgcGGCATGAAAGAATGAAGTTTTCCATCATGACGTGGGAGTTTGTACTGGAGGGGAATCAGCGGCAGAGATATTGAGCTCCTGCAGTTTTTCTGATAGCGTCGACTCTCCCAGTGGGAGGTCGGTCAGAGGCTCCACAAACTCAGATCCTGCAACTCGCTTTCCTGTCAGTGGGTCGACCACCCGACCGACTTTATGCACTATCTCAGCCAGTTCGTGCTTCACGTGTTTGGACCTGGGCTCAGGCAGAGCCTTGAGAAGGACGATATCCCCCACAGTGGACTGTCGCAAAGCATCATGGGCAAAGTAGGTTTTCCTCTTGTTGTAGTACTATGGggaagaaaatacaacaaaacagaCATCTTTAAATACATTGTTAGTGTACAGCAATCAATCGTCGATCTGAAAATTAGCTCACAGTAACGTTGATCCTGTACTACATGTAGCTTCAGGTAGCGCATTCGTAATTTGTGGTATCTATTACTGTCACAACCTGTCATGGTGGTGGTTGTGTGGAGCTAGAGGCATCTTTATATACTCCTAATTGTTGTCATAACCATACACCCAATATTACTTCTAattgtatttcattatttagcCAAATATGTTGTACAGCTGCTTGTGTTATGACAACATTATACACTGATGCAAAGAGAAGTTTGACACATTTTACCAAATGATAAAAAAGGGTTTTGTATCATAATAATATTTCAAACAGTGTCCAGCCCTAACCTCCTATTTATGTGAAATACCAGGTGCCATCATGGAGAAATA
This window of the Pempheris klunzingeri isolate RE-2024b chromosome 14, fPemKlu1.hap1, whole genome shotgun sequence genome carries:
- the mrps17 gene encoding small ribosomal subunit protein uS17m, with the protein product MSLKQASVHAKWIIGRVIGTKMHKTAKVRVTRLVLDPYLLKYYNKRKTYFAHDALRQSTVGDIVLLKALPEPRSKHVKHELAEIVHKVGRVVDPLTGKRVAGSEFVEPLTDLPLGESTLSEKLQELNISAADSPPVQTPTS